Proteins found in one Brachypodium distachyon strain Bd21 chromosome 5, Brachypodium_distachyon_v3.0, whole genome shotgun sequence genomic segment:
- the LOC100828262 gene encoding probable metal-nicotianamine transporter YSL5 isoform X1 produces MRTIPGREIETPRATAPYAPRLAGDLVAAGAITSPLLPTSPTPTRVPPWREQLMLRGVAVAAALGSLLCVVIHRLNLTVGVIPALNVASGLLAFFLTTVWRAAAEWLGFGRGRPFTRQENTVIQTCAIACGSLAFSGCSASYIFAMDRKTYELLGPEYPGNRVEDVRNPSIGWIISFLFLVALLGPFGIVMLRKVLVIDYKLAFPGGTATALMINSLHGETESDLAGKKVHCLVKYMSFSFGWSFFKWFFSGVGDSCGFDNFPIFGFQAFKNTFYFNFNPSYVGYGLISPHIVNCSVFLGSVVSWGLLWPFISRQAGDWYPENLTSSDFRGLYGYKVFLAISIILGDGLYNLVRIFFVIAREIWYVQPKRSNHPVQALQDNKGSKQLMDEKLQTEIFLNDSIPTWFAVSGYIVLAAISAAAVPIIFPQLKWYLVLACYFLAPVIAFCNSYGMGLTNMNLAPTYGKIALFIFASLVGSSNGGVIAGLAASGIIMSIACSAADLMQDFKCGYLTLSSPKSMFVSQLTGVALGCVIAPLTMWLFWTAFDIGNPEGEYKAPFAIIFREMAILGVEGFAALPKHCLKICCAFFFAALAVNLLRDVTPARVSRFIPIPMAMALPFYIGAFFGVDMFIGTVILFVWQKIDRRDADEYAVPVASGLICGDGIWSIPSAVLSILRINPPLCMSFRPSSASR; encoded by the exons ATGAGAACAATACCCGGCAGAGAAATCGAAACCCCTCGCGCCACGGCGCCAtacgccccgcgcctcgctggagacctcgtcgccgccggcgccatcaccTCACCGCTCCTCCCAACCAGTCCTACTCCTACACGCGTTCCCCCATGGCGGGAGCAGCTCATGCTCCGGGGCGTcgccgtcgcggcggcgctggggtCGCTGCTGTGCGTGGTGATCCACCGCCTCAACCTCACCGTCGGGGTCATCCCGGCCCTCAACGTCGCCTCCGgcctcctcgccttcttcctcaccACGGTGtggcgggccgccgccgagtgGCTAGGGTTCGGCCGCGGGAGGCCCTTCACCAGGCAGGAGAACACCGTCATCCAGACCTGCGCCATCGCGTGCGGCAGCCTCGCGTTCAGCG GGTGCTCGGCTTCCTATATCTTTGCGATGGACAGGAAGACGTATGAGCTTCTAGGACCTGAATATCCGGGTAACAGAGTGGAAGACGTTAGGAATCCTTCTATCGGTTGGATCATCagtttcctcttcctcgttgCTCTCCTGGGGCCATTTGGTATTGTCATGCTACGAAAG GTATTGGTGATTGATTACAAGCTTGCATTTCCTGGTGGAACAGCTACAGCTTTGATGATTAATAGCTTGCATGGAGAAACAGAATCTGATCTTGCAGG AAAGaaagttcattgccttgtaaAATACATGAGCTTTAGTTTCGGCTGGAGCTTCTTTAAGTGGTTCTTTAGTGGTGTTGGTGACTCCTGTGGTTTTGACAATTTCCCAATATTTGGATTTCAAGCTTTCAAAAATAC GTTTTATTTCAACTTCAATCCCAGTTATGTTGGGTATGGTCTTATTTCTCCCCATATCGTTAACTGCTCAGTGTTTCTTGGGTCAGTCGTTTCTTGGGGTCTTCTTTGGCCATTTATCAGTAGGCAAGCTGGTGATTGGTATCCAGAAAACCTTACTAGCAGTGACTTCAGAGGACTATATGGTTATAAG GTTTTCTTGGCTATCTCTATCATACTTGGAGATGGCCTCTACAACTTGGTTCGAATCTTTTTTGTCATTGCAAGGGAAATATGGTATGTGCAGCCAAAACGAAGTAATCATCCTGTTCAAGCTCTTCAAG ATAACAAGGGCTCTAAACAATTAATGGATGAGAAGCTTCAAACAGAGATATTCCTTAATGATAGCATACCCACATGGTTTGCTGTTTCTGGTTACATTGTACTTGCAGCAATATCCGCCGCGGCTGTGCCCATCATATTTCCCCAGCTGAAGTGGTATCTTGTCCTTGCCTGCTACTTCCTTGCTCCTGTCATTGCATTCTGCAACTCATACGGGATGGGCCTTACGAACATGAACCTCGCGCCTACCTACGGAAAGATTGCCCTCTTCATATTTGCCTCGCTCGTCGGAAGCAGCAATGGTGGTGTCATTGCTGGCCTTGCAGCATCCGGTATAATCATGTCCATAGCCTGCTCTGCGGCGGATCTGATGCAGGACTTCAAGTGCGGCTACCTCACACTTTCCTCACCGAAGTCAATGTTTGTCTCCCAGCTGACCGGAGTCGCACTCGGATGTGTTATTGCTCCACTCACGATGTGGCTCTTTTGGACGGCCTTTGACATTGGCAACCCTGAGGGTGAGTACAAGGCCCCGTTTGCCATCATCTTCAGGGAGATGGCCATTCTCGGGGTCGAAGGCTTTGCTGCGCTGCCCAAGCACTGCCTCAAGATCTGCTGTGCGTTCTTCTTTGCTGCATTGGCCGTCAATCTCCTGAGGGACGTGACGCCCGCCCGTGTGTCGAGGTTTATCCCCATACCAATGGCAATGGCGCTGCCTTTCTATATCGGTGCATTCTTCGGCGTTGACATGTTTATCGGTACGGTGATCTTGTTCGTGTGGCAGAAGATCGACAGGAGGGATGCTGACGAGTATGCGGTGCCAGTGGCGTCCGGGCTGATCTGTGGGGATGGGATATGGAGCATTCCATCTGCTGTTCTATCCATCCTAAGAATTAACCCGCCACTCTGCATGTCCTTCAGGCCGTCTTCTGCTTCCAGGTGA
- the LOC100828262 gene encoding probable metal-nicotianamine transporter YSL5 isoform X2, with protein MAGAAHAPGRRRRGGAGVAAVRGDPPPQPHRRGHPGPQRRLRPPRLLPHHGVAGRRRVARVRPREALHQAGEHRHPDLRHRVRQPRVQRVFSLEYPLLVGCSASYIFAMDRKTYELLGPEYPGNRVEDVRNPSIGWIISFLFLVALLGPFGIVMLRKVLVIDYKLAFPGGTATALMINSLHGETESDLAGKKVHCLVKYMSFSFGWSFFKWFFSGVGDSCGFDNFPIFGFQAFKNTFYFNFNPSYVGYGLISPHIVNCSVFLGSVVSWGLLWPFISRQAGDWYPENLTSSDFRGLYGYKVFLAISIILGDGLYNLVRIFFVIAREIWYVQPKRSNHPVQALQDNKGSKQLMDEKLQTEIFLNDSIPTWFAVSGYIVLAAISAAAVPIIFPQLKWYLVLACYFLAPVIAFCNSYGMGLTNMNLAPTYGKIALFIFASLVGSSNGGVIAGLAASGIIMSIACSAADLMQDFKCGYLTLSSPKSMFVSQLTGVALGCVIAPLTMWLFWTAFDIGNPEGEYKAPFAIIFREMAILGVEGFAALPKHCLKICCAFFFAALAVNLLRDVTPARVSRFIPIPMAMALPFYIGAFFGVDMFIGTVILFVWQKIDRRDADEYAVPVASGLICGDGIWSIPSAVLSILRINPPLCMSFRPSSASR; from the exons ATGGCGGGAGCAGCTCATGCTCCGGGGCGTcgccgtcgcggcggcgctggggtCGCTGCTGTGCGTGGTGATCCACCGCCTCAACCTCACCGTCGGGGTCATCCCGGCCCTCAACGTCGCCTCCGgcctcctcgccttcttcctcaccACGGTGtggcgggccgccgccgagtgGCTAGGGTTCGGCCGCGGGAGGCCCTTCACCAGGCAGGAGAACACCGTCATCCAGACCTGCGCCATCGCGTGCGGCAGCCTCGCGTTCAGCG AGTATTCAGTTTAGAATATCCATTGTTGGTAGGGTGCTCGGCTTCCTATATCTTTGCGATGGACAGGAAGACGTATGAGCTTCTAGGACCTGAATATCCGGGTAACAGAGTGGAAGACGTTAGGAATCCTTCTATCGGTTGGATCATCagtttcctcttcctcgttgCTCTCCTGGGGCCATTTGGTATTGTCATGCTACGAAAG GTATTGGTGATTGATTACAAGCTTGCATTTCCTGGTGGAACAGCTACAGCTTTGATGATTAATAGCTTGCATGGAGAAACAGAATCTGATCTTGCAGG AAAGaaagttcattgccttgtaaAATACATGAGCTTTAGTTTCGGCTGGAGCTTCTTTAAGTGGTTCTTTAGTGGTGTTGGTGACTCCTGTGGTTTTGACAATTTCCCAATATTTGGATTTCAAGCTTTCAAAAATAC GTTTTATTTCAACTTCAATCCCAGTTATGTTGGGTATGGTCTTATTTCTCCCCATATCGTTAACTGCTCAGTGTTTCTTGGGTCAGTCGTTTCTTGGGGTCTTCTTTGGCCATTTATCAGTAGGCAAGCTGGTGATTGGTATCCAGAAAACCTTACTAGCAGTGACTTCAGAGGACTATATGGTTATAAG GTTTTCTTGGCTATCTCTATCATACTTGGAGATGGCCTCTACAACTTGGTTCGAATCTTTTTTGTCATTGCAAGGGAAATATGGTATGTGCAGCCAAAACGAAGTAATCATCCTGTTCAAGCTCTTCAAG ATAACAAGGGCTCTAAACAATTAATGGATGAGAAGCTTCAAACAGAGATATTCCTTAATGATAGCATACCCACATGGTTTGCTGTTTCTGGTTACATTGTACTTGCAGCAATATCCGCCGCGGCTGTGCCCATCATATTTCCCCAGCTGAAGTGGTATCTTGTCCTTGCCTGCTACTTCCTTGCTCCTGTCATTGCATTCTGCAACTCATACGGGATGGGCCTTACGAACATGAACCTCGCGCCTACCTACGGAAAGATTGCCCTCTTCATATTTGCCTCGCTCGTCGGAAGCAGCAATGGTGGTGTCATTGCTGGCCTTGCAGCATCCGGTATAATCATGTCCATAGCCTGCTCTGCGGCGGATCTGATGCAGGACTTCAAGTGCGGCTACCTCACACTTTCCTCACCGAAGTCAATGTTTGTCTCCCAGCTGACCGGAGTCGCACTCGGATGTGTTATTGCTCCACTCACGATGTGGCTCTTTTGGACGGCCTTTGACATTGGCAACCCTGAGGGTGAGTACAAGGCCCCGTTTGCCATCATCTTCAGGGAGATGGCCATTCTCGGGGTCGAAGGCTTTGCTGCGCTGCCCAAGCACTGCCTCAAGATCTGCTGTGCGTTCTTCTTTGCTGCATTGGCCGTCAATCTCCTGAGGGACGTGACGCCCGCCCGTGTGTCGAGGTTTATCCCCATACCAATGGCAATGGCGCTGCCTTTCTATATCGGTGCATTCTTCGGCGTTGACATGTTTATCGGTACGGTGATCTTGTTCGTGTGGCAGAAGATCGACAGGAGGGATGCTGACGAGTATGCGGTGCCAGTGGCGTCCGGGCTGATCTGTGGGGATGGGATATGGAGCATTCCATCTGCTGTTCTATCCATCCTAAGAATTAACCCGCCACTCTGCATGTCCTTCAGGCCGTCTTCTGCTTCCAGGTGA